One window from the genome of Pedococcus badiiscoriae encodes:
- a CDS encoding haloacid dehalogenase-like hydrolase, translated as MDIEELGRRMPSWRDGPAKRALTEFLVEVTQGESALAVSERVAAFDNDGTMACERPHTTLSEFLAACTQGQGPQAPPASGHEVLRELAELFQGQTTAQYDLAARAFLREAVHLRFQRPYPLLTFQPMLELVDVLHALEFSVFMCTDSSRDFMRVMAGPAYGLRREHVIGSEVQLTAVNGQLVRTATLEQLDDGPGKTVHLWDRAGVMPVLAAGNAAGDIEMLEAARFAMVVHHDDPTREYAYDDPRLLAKAREHDWTIVSMKTDFVDLWPAARGKEAL; from the coding sequence GTGGACATCGAGGAGCTGGGCCGGCGTATGCCGTCCTGGCGTGATGGACCTGCCAAGCGTGCCTTGACCGAGTTCCTGGTCGAGGTCACCCAGGGCGAGAGTGCACTCGCCGTGTCCGAGCGGGTCGCCGCGTTCGACAACGACGGCACGATGGCCTGCGAGAGGCCCCACACCACGTTGTCTGAGTTCCTCGCGGCATGCACACAGGGCCAGGGTCCACAGGCACCTCCCGCCAGCGGGCATGAGGTCCTTCGCGAGCTGGCCGAGCTGTTCCAAGGGCAGACCACCGCGCAGTACGACCTGGCGGCCCGCGCGTTCCTTCGCGAGGCAGTCCACCTGCGCTTCCAGCGTCCGTATCCGCTGCTCACCTTCCAACCGATGCTGGAGCTGGTGGACGTGTTGCACGCCCTGGAGTTCAGCGTCTTCATGTGCACGGACAGCTCGCGGGACTTCATGAGGGTGATGGCTGGTCCGGCATACGGTCTGCGCCGTGAGCACGTCATCGGCTCGGAGGTGCAGCTCACGGCGGTGAACGGCCAGCTGGTCCGGACCGCAACGCTCGAGCAGCTGGACGACGGCCCAGGGAAGACCGTGCACCTGTGGGACCGGGCCGGCGTCATGCCGGTGCTGGCAGCTGGGAACGCGGCCGGGGACATCGAGATGCTCGAAGCCGCGCGGTTTGCCATGGTGGTCCACCACGACGACCCGACGCGTGAGTATGCCTACGACGATCCGCGGCTGCTCGCCAAAGCGCGCGAGCACGACTGGACGATCGTGAGCATGAAGACTGATTTCGTCGACCTGTGGCCCGCTGCTCGCGGGAAGGAGGCGTTGTGA
- a CDS encoding MFS transporter, giving the protein MIGTQVLVGVGVSAGAGVGALLAEDVGGSADLAGLGGTFQVLGGALIAIPMAHVMASRGRRGGLLVGYALGIIGALTMITAGAIRSFPLLLAGAALFGGANAANSQARYAAADLADQAHRGRDLSTVVWATTIGAVFGPNLAGPGEPVARFLGIPALTGPYVFSLVGLVLGAVLLFTRLRPDPLLLARERAAALATEPLEPQHGSILRGWRTLVAHPGALLGLVTMALGHTVMVSVMVMTPLHMHHGGASLRVIGLVISLHVLGMFAFSPLTGLAVDRFGGRACGLAGAVILVVAGLLAAQAPTGWSPGLATGLFLLGLGWSFTLVAGSTLVVKSVPLAERSGAQGAADLVMGLAAGGGGALAGVVVGQLGYAVLGACAAGLAAVVALASLLIRVEGSQPGHAPPVSPDPVLPEPVLSEPVPSQPVPSDPVLPDRGGDPVG; this is encoded by the coding sequence TTGATCGGCACCCAGGTCCTCGTGGGGGTGGGGGTGTCTGCCGGTGCCGGCGTCGGCGCCCTGCTCGCCGAGGACGTCGGCGGCTCGGCCGACCTCGCCGGGCTCGGCGGCACTTTCCAGGTGCTGGGTGGTGCGCTCATCGCGATCCCCATGGCGCACGTCATGGCCTCGCGCGGACGCCGCGGGGGCCTGCTGGTCGGCTATGCCCTCGGGATCATTGGGGCGCTGACGATGATCACGGCCGGCGCGATCCGCAGCTTCCCCCTGCTGCTGGCCGGAGCCGCCCTGTTCGGGGGGGCCAACGCCGCCAACAGCCAGGCGCGGTATGCGGCGGCCGACCTCGCCGACCAAGCCCACCGCGGCCGCGACCTCTCGACGGTGGTGTGGGCGACGACGATCGGCGCCGTGTTCGGACCCAACCTGGCGGGTCCGGGGGAGCCGGTCGCCCGGTTCCTCGGGATCCCGGCGCTCACCGGGCCGTACGTCTTCTCCCTCGTCGGCCTGGTGCTGGGCGCCGTCCTGCTCTTCACCCGGCTGCGTCCCGACCCACTGCTGCTCGCGCGGGAGCGGGCCGCCGCCCTCGCGACCGAGCCGCTGGAGCCCCAGCACGGCTCGATCCTGCGCGGGTGGCGCACGCTGGTCGCCCATCCCGGTGCCCTGCTCGGCCTCGTGACGATGGCCCTGGGGCACACAGTCATGGTCAGCGTCATGGTGATGACACCCCTGCACATGCACCACGGCGGCGCCAGCCTTCGCGTCATCGGGCTCGTCATCAGCCTGCACGTGCTGGGTATGTTCGCGTTCTCGCCCCTGACCGGCCTGGCCGTCGACCGGTTCGGCGGCCGCGCCTGCGGACTTGCCGGCGCCGTGATCCTCGTCGTGGCCGGTCTGCTCGCGGCCCAAGCTCCCACCGGGTGGTCGCCCGGGCTGGCCACCGGGCTCTTCCTGCTGGGCCTGGGCTGGTCCTTCACCCTCGTCGCCGGCTCCACGCTGGTCGTGAAATCCGTGCCGCTGGCCGAGCGTTCGGGAGCCCAGGGCGCGGCTGACCTCGTCATGGGGCTGGCCGCCGGCGGTGGCGGTGCGCTGGCAGGAGTCGTCGTCGGCCAGCTCGGGTATGCCGTGCTGGGTGCCTGCGCGGCGGGGCTCGCCGCGGTCGTCGCCCTGGCGTCCCTGCTCATCCGCGTGGAGGGCTCCCAGCCGGGTCATGCCCCGCCGGTGTCGCCCGACCCGGTCCTGCCCGAGCCCGTGCTGTCCGAGCCCGTGCCGTCACAGCCTGTGCCGTCCGACCCCGTGTTGCCCGACCGTGGCGGCGACCCGGTTGGTTAG
- a CDS encoding SAF domain-containing protein: MGWLHGPGRRRQWRRRIVRRGLALLCAVGAALAVLAVARAADSRPLVPVVVAVRPMAIGEVASPGSVREVWWPAELAPPSSVHTLADVLGRPLALPLAPGEPVTRSRVKHSSLLERQPPGSVAVHVSVPDQGAVSMVSAGDTVDLWGPEGPVARAVVILRVDKSRATDFGSVIQGEGSSSGYALEGGGLVVSAGQETARRILAVPEDALGRPRLQLVLTHQ, translated from the coding sequence ATGGGTTGGCTGCATGGTCCCGGCCGACGACGGCAGTGGCGACGCCGCATCGTCAGACGCGGGCTGGCCCTGCTCTGCGCGGTGGGGGCAGCGTTGGCGGTGCTGGCGGTGGCCCGTGCGGCCGACTCCCGCCCGCTGGTGCCGGTCGTCGTGGCGGTCCGACCGATGGCCATCGGCGAGGTGGCCTCGCCGGGTTCGGTGCGTGAGGTCTGGTGGCCGGCCGAGCTGGCGCCCCCCAGCAGTGTGCACACCCTGGCCGACGTGCTCGGGCGACCGCTCGCGCTGCCCCTCGCCCCGGGTGAGCCGGTCACCCGGTCACGCGTCAAGCACAGCTCGCTGCTGGAGCGCCAGCCGCCCGGCTCGGTCGCCGTGCACGTCTCGGTGCCTGACCAGGGTGCGGTGTCCATGGTCTCCGCCGGCGACACGGTCGACCTGTGGGGCCCGGAGGGGCCCGTGGCGCGCGCGGTCGTGATCCTGCGGGTGGACAAATCTCGCGCCACCGACTTCGGGTCGGTCATCCAGGGGGAGGGGTCGTCGAGCGGCTATGCGCTCGAGGGGGGCGGCCTGGTCGTTTCCGCAGGTCAGGAGACGGCCCGACGCATCCTGGCGGTGCCCGAGGACGCACTCGGGCGACCACGGCTCCAGCTCGTCCTCACCCACCAGTGA
- a CDS encoding S-methyl-5'-thioadenosine phosphorylase — MTSTTPRADLGLIGGSGFYEFFDAAERVSVSTPFGEPSDDLVIGEVDGRRVAFIARHGQGHRFPPHRVNYRANLWALRSVGVRQVLAPCAVGSLRPELGPGTIVVPDQVVDRTWGREHTVYAEPGPVVHVGFADPYCPRGRAVAVESATAAGKSVADAGTLVVINGPRFSSKAESAWHRQAGWTVVGMTGMPEASIARELAMCFTTIALVTDHDAGVDGGEAVTHEEVLAVFAQNVDGLKQVLRSALSAMPAQESDAEATCGCRRALDGITLPFALPG, encoded by the coding sequence ATGACCTCGACGACTCCCCGCGCCGACCTCGGACTCATCGGCGGCTCCGGCTTCTACGAGTTCTTCGACGCGGCCGAGCGGGTGAGCGTGAGCACGCCTTTCGGCGAGCCGAGCGACGACCTCGTCATCGGTGAGGTCGACGGACGGCGGGTGGCGTTCATCGCACGACATGGCCAGGGGCACCGGTTTCCGCCGCACCGGGTGAACTACCGGGCCAACCTCTGGGCACTGCGATCGGTCGGCGTGCGCCAGGTGCTCGCGCCCTGTGCGGTGGGTTCGCTGCGGCCAGAGCTCGGGCCGGGCACGATCGTGGTCCCTGACCAGGTGGTCGATCGCACCTGGGGCCGGGAGCACACGGTGTATGCCGAGCCGGGGCCCGTCGTGCACGTCGGGTTCGCCGACCCGTACTGCCCTCGCGGACGGGCCGTGGCCGTCGAGTCCGCCACTGCCGCAGGCAAGTCCGTGGCCGATGCCGGGACGCTTGTGGTCATCAATGGCCCTCGCTTCTCGTCCAAGGCCGAGTCCGCATGGCACCGGCAGGCCGGGTGGACCGTCGTAGGGATGACCGGTATGCCGGAGGCGTCGATCGCTCGCGAGCTGGCCATGTGCTTCACCACGATCGCCCTGGTCACCGACCACGACGCGGGCGTCGACGGCGGGGAGGCTGTCACCCACGAAGAGGTCCTGGCGGTCTTCGCCCAGAACGTCGACGGGCTGAAGCAAGTGCTGCGCTCGGCGCTGTCGGCCATGCCGGCGCAGGAGTCCGACGCCGAGGCGACCTGCGGGTGCCGGCGCGCGCTCGACGGGATCACCCTTCCGTTCGCGTTGCCGGGGTAG
- the mscL gene encoding large conductance mechanosensitive channel protein MscL, producing MKGFKDFVMRGNLVELAVAFIIAGAFGTVVKTFTDVLMGIIGKVGGKPDFSTYKPAGLSVGIFLTALVSFLIVAFVVYFFVVKPYELAKARYAKAEEDAAPDEDTVLLREIRDALRGRA from the coding sequence ATGAAGGGTTTCAAGGACTTCGTCATGCGGGGCAACCTCGTGGAGCTTGCAGTCGCCTTCATCATCGCTGGTGCGTTCGGCACTGTCGTCAAGACCTTCACCGATGTCCTCATGGGGATCATCGGGAAGGTGGGAGGCAAGCCAGACTTCAGCACCTACAAGCCGGCCGGTCTGTCGGTCGGCATCTTCCTGACTGCGCTCGTGTCGTTCCTGATCGTCGCGTTCGTCGTCTACTTCTTCGTCGTCAAGCCCTACGAGCTGGCCAAGGCCCGTTATGCCAAGGCTGAGGAGGACGCTGCACCCGACGAGGACACCGTCCTGCTGCGCGAGATCCGCGACGCCCTCCGGGGTCGTGCCTGA
- a CDS encoding TraR/DksA family transcriptional regulator — protein MAQLPRRSSPDHTADEPRTDLDLESVAERLREERDEARARLTTMTRDLEAVFAASTDSNADDEHDPEGQTIAYERSQLAALIQAAQDHLGAIEAAMLRLQQGSYGFCEVCHEPIPSARLDARPTARTCVRHAALLRG, from the coding sequence ATGGCCCAACTGCCCCGTCGGTCCTCGCCGGACCACACTGCCGACGAGCCGCGCACGGACCTTGATCTCGAGTCCGTGGCCGAGCGCTTGCGCGAGGAGCGCGATGAGGCTCGCGCCCGCCTGACGACCATGACACGGGATCTCGAGGCCGTCTTCGCCGCATCGACGGACTCCAATGCCGATGACGAGCACGACCCCGAGGGTCAGACGATCGCCTACGAACGGTCACAGCTGGCAGCGCTCATTCAGGCGGCGCAAGACCATCTCGGCGCCATCGAGGCCGCCATGCTCCGACTGCAGCAGGGCAGCTACGGGTTCTGCGAGGTGTGCCACGAGCCCATCCCCTCCGCACGGCTGGACGCCAGGCCAACCGCACGAACGTGCGTCCGGCACGCGGCGCTGCTGCGAGGCTGA
- a CDS encoding MIP/aquaporin family protein, protein MPTSAHDRDPSGDSAAALRARHGAHIAELMERQPVWGRQFTDLSHEWRRLFAESFGTLLLVLVGAGGAVLDAKTGSIGRVAAVTAPGLLVMAVILGMGAVSGAHLNPVVTVAFALRRDFQWRRVPGYLAAQLVGGVLACLFLRALFGTTGQLGATRPGPGFTTTQALLIEAVLTLGLVSTILGTASTAQNVGPLAALGVGGYIVLAGLWASPVSGASMNPVRSLAPDLVRGDLRGLWPYLLGPLIGSLLAVAVAFVLRGPGGDPEAVKAAQGREA, encoded by the coding sequence ATGCCGACCAGCGCGCACGACCGGGACCCGTCGGGCGACAGCGCTGCCGCCCTCCGAGCCCGTCACGGCGCCCACATCGCTGAGCTCATGGAGCGCCAACCGGTCTGGGGCCGGCAGTTCACCGATCTCAGCCACGAGTGGCGACGCTTGTTCGCCGAGTCGTTCGGCACCCTCCTGCTCGTGCTGGTGGGCGCCGGAGGGGCCGTCCTGGATGCCAAGACCGGCAGCATCGGCCGGGTCGCCGCCGTCACCGCGCCCGGCCTGCTGGTGATGGCCGTCATCCTGGGCATGGGCGCGGTCTCCGGTGCCCATCTCAATCCCGTGGTCACTGTCGCCTTCGCGTTGCGCCGAGACTTCCAGTGGCGTCGCGTGCCCGGCTACCTCGCCGCTCAGCTGGTCGGCGGCGTCCTGGCGTGCCTCTTCCTGCGGGCGCTGTTCGGGACAACCGGCCAGCTCGGTGCGACCAGACCCGGCCCCGGATTCACCACCACCCAAGCGTTGCTCATCGAGGCAGTACTCACCCTGGGCCTGGTCAGCACCATCCTGGGCACGGCCTCAACCGCACAGAACGTCGGCCCGCTGGCGGCCCTTGGAGTGGGCGGATACATCGTCCTGGCCGGGCTGTGGGCAAGCCCCGTCAGCGGAGCATCCATGAACCCCGTCCGATCCTTGGCGCCCGACCTGGTGCGCGGAGACCTCCGCGGACTCTGGCCCTACCTGCTCGGTCCCCTCATCGGATCTCTGCTGGCGGTCGCGGTCGCTTTCGTCCTGCGCGGACCCGGAGGTGACCCCGAAGCAGTGAAGGCCGCGCAAGGTCGAGAAGCCTGA
- a CDS encoding matrixin family metalloprotease, with amino-acid sequence MRKSIARLGVALAPAALVTGLIAAAPQTADGAVPTYNLTYASLPDGSKQVVRWNGCQTAITYKVNLAAVPSSLRPGVLADTKAAVAKVAADTSFAFSYKGATTEVPKLGSMATQSAELVIAFTTPSKTNYSLAGSTLGQGGLYYGYVSRTVGGRTTYTVAAQRGFVVIDTPQMLQQTIGGTGTGLRRSNLLAHELGHAVGLEHVTDPRQQMFPSIRTVSPTLYYTGDRAGLAKVGKVAGCINTAYMPLKDLS; translated from the coding sequence ATGCGCAAGTCCATCGCCCGTCTCGGCGTCGCCCTCGCCCCGGCCGCACTGGTCACGGGCCTGATCGCTGCTGCGCCGCAGACCGCCGATGGTGCCGTCCCGACCTACAACCTGACGTATGCCAGCCTGCCGGACGGTTCCAAGCAGGTGGTCCGCTGGAACGGCTGCCAGACGGCCATCACCTACAAGGTGAACCTGGCGGCGGTGCCCTCCTCGCTCCGCCCTGGCGTCCTGGCCGACACCAAGGCAGCCGTGGCGAAGGTCGCTGCGGACACCTCGTTCGCGTTCAGCTACAAGGGGGCCACGACCGAGGTGCCCAAGCTCGGGTCGATGGCCACGCAGTCCGCCGAGCTGGTGATCGCCTTCACCACGCCGTCCAAGACCAACTACTCCCTCGCGGGCTCCACGCTGGGCCAGGGCGGTCTCTACTACGGCTACGTCTCGCGCACGGTCGGCGGAAGGACCACCTACACCGTGGCGGCCCAACGAGGGTTCGTCGTCATCGACACCCCGCAGATGCTCCAGCAGACCATCGGCGGCACCGGCACCGGACTTCGTCGCAGCAACCTGCTCGCCCACGAGCTCGGTCACGCCGTCGGCCTCGAGCACGTCACGGATCCCCGTCAGCAGATGTTCCCCTCGATCCGGACTGTCTCCCCGACCCTCTACTACACCGGCGACCGCGCCGGCCTCGCCAAGGTGGGCAAGGTCGCGGGATGCATCAACACGGCATACATGCCGTTGAAGGACCTCAGCTAG
- a CDS encoding TasA family protein — translation MKLNRKRAAAIATGAALTFIVGGVAFAYWSTSGTGTGSATTGTVNPVKINATGTAVSGLYPGAPARNVSGNFDNPNAGTVYVNQVTVAVAPGWSKQADGTKAACTAADFTITQPSATAHEIASGTGVDAWGPATIAMNNLPTNQDNCKNVTVDLVFSSN, via the coding sequence ATGAAGCTCAACCGCAAGCGGGCCGCCGCCATCGCCACGGGCGCCGCCCTCACCTTCATCGTCGGCGGGGTCGCCTTCGCCTACTGGTCCACCAGTGGCACCGGCACGGGATCGGCCACGACCGGCACCGTGAACCCGGTCAAGATCAACGCGACAGGCACCGCCGTCTCGGGCCTCTACCCGGGCGCCCCGGCGCGCAACGTCTCCGGCAACTTCGACAACCCCAACGCCGGCACCGTGTACGTCAACCAGGTCACCGTCGCGGTGGCCCCGGGATGGTCCAAGCAGGCCGACGGCACCAAGGCTGCCTGCACGGCTGCTGACTTCACCATCACCCAGCCGTCGGCGACCGCCCACGAGATCGCGTCCGGCACGGGCGTGGACGCCTGGGGCCCGGCCACCATCGCGATGAACAACCTGCCCACGAACCAGGACAACTGCAAGAACGTCACGGTCGACCTGGTCTTCTCCAGCAACTGA
- a CDS encoding AAA domain-containing protein: MTPPPDQTSAPPQPSGDATTPTRHTDSVGAAQLDADPRGTRVADAVAVWQRHLVDLGGRNTLLWYRDLPSGTLDLTTAHPGGLAMLLAGRPTRLSDLVREPAALDEARRRARVVRAKTLELSEERGIAAGFIAIGMASWSVRGATRAPAAPVLLRSCVLKPTGAAREDFDLDLGNDVELNPVLEHYLRSEQGLELDSGALEELANASGAFDPHPVYAELTALCASVPDFSVSPRLVVGTFSYAKLPMVADLAAQGSSLADHDVVAALAGDPGALRAVRTSVPDSPADSDPSHELLILDADSTQQAAIDAVRSGAHLVIKGPPGTGKSQTIANLIASLAGEGKRVLFVAEKRAAIDAVLSRLEGVGLGDLVLDAYDGASNKRRLAQEFGAALDRGALVKDPDTSEIEQALVDRRRTLVEHSAALHEVRQPWGVSAHQAQEAISRLGSLAHPPTSRVRVRGEQLANLDRQRVQELSRQLTEAASLGAWSTQPGTDPWFGARIATSEEAVRARDITSRLSQGGLQEVEQTMRDVFSDVSLPQADRVGDWGNVLDSVGRVRDTLEVFRPEIFDIPLGDLVAATGDRAYREANGVALGWFSRWRLRRQARSLLRPGPPPPDLHAALLDAQVQRKAWQQMAGAGGRPEIPVDLDRARAAYASVSSDLTWLEGRLTGTQRGGDLFGATLQELQERLAELDSRPDRLTVVPQVLGTLDALREAGMGAFLDDVAHRGVEPDDVGAELEFVWWTSLSEDLIVRDPRYGAHDGAQLQRVAREYVAADHAHLRASAERVRAGAGRRLREVLADHPEQEALVRAEAGKSRRHRPLRDLLPRAAETLTAAKPAWAMSPLVVASVLPPGRWFDVVIFDEASQIPPAQAVSAISRAHQVVVAGDERQLPPTSFFTAAVDEDAAPETDALTEGFESVLDVLTAALPTRRLSWHYRSLDERLVAFANREMYDGSLVTFPGTGTDPVVRLESVEGSGIVQPGEEAIESTEGEVTRVVELVLEHARSRPHESLGVIALGIRHATRLDDALRRALATDAAHGVGDFFDEDRPERFFVKNLERVQGDERDAIILSVGYGKTPHGRVLHRFGPLNLEGGERRLNVAITRSRRRMTVVSSLLASDLDPARLKSRGSVMLRDFLAYAADGGAFAAPSAQGDHPDAAAADPLRAEFARRLRDSGLVVHEAYGSAGQPIDIVVEDPERSGHVLVAVETDGPGYAAMRSSRDRDRLRGEQLGRLGWMHVRVWTTDLFRDPARDVARVNSAVQQAMANRPAVTSTVTPAEAPADAPAGSLADAHPGDDTADATEAPTEATTETPVAEPTGESPANAGEDEFRPAADEGARERRVRARKGKRTKPEQTKDDTDVGWGEQPEELAYDRWLREQRPPHWGSD, encoded by the coding sequence GTGACCCCGCCGCCTGACCAGACCTCCGCACCGCCGCAGCCCAGCGGCGACGCGACCACGCCCACCCGGCATACCGACTCCGTGGGCGCAGCCCAGCTCGACGCCGACCCCCGCGGCACCCGCGTGGCGGACGCGGTCGCGGTCTGGCAGCGCCACCTGGTCGACCTCGGCGGCCGCAACACCCTGCTCTGGTACCGCGACCTGCCCAGCGGCACCCTCGACCTCACCACAGCCCACCCCGGCGGCCTGGCCATGCTGCTCGCCGGCCGCCCGACCAGGCTCTCCGACCTCGTGCGCGAGCCCGCGGCCCTCGACGAGGCTCGGCGGCGCGCCCGCGTCGTCCGCGCGAAGACCCTCGAGCTGTCGGAAGAACGCGGCATCGCCGCCGGGTTCATCGCGATCGGCATGGCGAGCTGGTCCGTCCGCGGCGCCACCCGCGCCCCTGCCGCCCCCGTGCTGCTGCGGTCGTGTGTCCTGAAGCCGACCGGCGCCGCCCGCGAGGACTTCGACCTCGACCTGGGCAACGACGTCGAGCTCAACCCTGTCCTCGAGCACTACCTCCGCTCGGAGCAGGGGCTCGAGCTCGACTCCGGTGCCCTCGAGGAGCTGGCCAACGCGAGCGGGGCCTTCGACCCGCACCCGGTCTATGCCGAGCTGACCGCCCTCTGCGCCAGCGTGCCGGACTTCTCGGTCTCGCCGCGGCTCGTGGTCGGGACGTTCTCGTACGCCAAGCTGCCCATGGTGGCCGACCTTGCGGCCCAAGGGAGCTCGCTGGCCGACCACGATGTCGTGGCCGCCCTCGCGGGCGATCCCGGAGCCCTGCGCGCGGTCCGCACCTCGGTCCCGGACTCGCCCGCGGACAGCGACCCGTCGCACGAGCTGCTCATCCTCGACGCGGACTCCACCCAGCAGGCGGCGATCGACGCGGTCCGGTCCGGCGCGCACCTCGTCATCAAGGGACCGCCCGGCACCGGCAAGTCGCAGACCATCGCCAACCTCATCGCCAGCCTGGCGGGAGAGGGCAAGCGAGTCCTGTTCGTCGCGGAGAAGCGGGCCGCCATCGACGCGGTGCTCTCCCGTCTCGAGGGCGTGGGGCTGGGCGACCTGGTCCTGGACGCCTACGACGGCGCGAGCAACAAGCGCCGCCTGGCCCAGGAGTTCGGGGCCGCCCTGGACCGTGGCGCCCTGGTGAAGGACCCCGACACCAGCGAGATCGAGCAGGCCCTGGTCGACCGGCGCAGGACCCTGGTCGAGCACTCCGCAGCCCTGCACGAGGTGCGCCAGCCCTGGGGGGTGTCGGCCCACCAGGCGCAGGAGGCCATCTCGCGGCTCGGCAGCCTCGCCCACCCGCCCACCTCACGGGTCAGGGTGCGCGGCGAACAGCTCGCCAACCTCGACCGCCAGCGCGTCCAGGAGCTCAGCCGCCAGCTGACCGAGGCCGCCTCGCTCGGGGCCTGGTCCACCCAGCCGGGCACCGACCCGTGGTTCGGGGCGCGGATCGCGACGTCGGAGGAGGCTGTGCGCGCTCGCGACATCACCAGCCGCCTCAGCCAGGGGGGACTCCAGGAAGTCGAGCAGACCATGCGCGACGTCTTCTCCGACGTCAGCCTGCCCCAGGCCGACCGGGTCGGGGACTGGGGCAACGTCCTGGACTCGGTCGGTCGGGTCCGCGACACCCTCGAGGTGTTCCGGCCCGAGATCTTCGACATCCCGCTCGGTGACCTCGTTGCCGCGACGGGAGACCGGGCCTACCGGGAGGCGAATGGCGTTGCCCTGGGCTGGTTTTCGCGATGGCGCCTGCGCCGTCAGGCACGATCGCTGTTGCGCCCGGGGCCGCCGCCCCCTGACCTCCACGCGGCCCTGCTCGATGCCCAGGTCCAGCGCAAGGCCTGGCAGCAGATGGCCGGCGCCGGAGGCCGACCCGAGATCCCGGTCGACCTCGACCGGGCGCGGGCGGCCTACGCCTCCGTCTCCTCCGACCTCACCTGGCTGGAAGGACGGCTCACCGGGACCCAGCGAGGCGGTGACCTCTTCGGCGCGACGCTCCAGGAGCTCCAGGAGCGCCTGGCCGAGCTCGACAGCCGGCCCGATCGCCTCACGGTGGTGCCGCAGGTGCTCGGCACCCTCGACGCCTTGCGCGAGGCGGGCATGGGAGCGTTCCTCGACGACGTCGCCCACCGTGGCGTCGAGCCCGACGACGTGGGCGCCGAGCTCGAGTTCGTCTGGTGGACCTCGCTGTCCGAGGACCTCATCGTGCGCGACCCGCGCTATGGCGCCCACGACGGAGCCCAGCTGCAGCGGGTCGCCCGCGAGTACGTCGCCGCCGACCACGCCCACCTGCGCGCCTCCGCCGAACGCGTCCGTGCCGGGGCCGGGCGCCGGCTTCGCGAGGTGCTGGCCGACCACCCCGAGCAGGAGGCCCTCGTCCGGGCCGAGGCGGGCAAGTCCCGACGCCACCGCCCGCTGCGTGACCTGCTGCCCAGGGCGGCCGAGACCCTGACGGCGGCCAAGCCCGCGTGGGCCATGTCGCCGCTCGTGGTCGCCTCGGTGCTGCCACCCGGACGCTGGTTCGACGTCGTGATCTTCGACGAGGCCTCGCAGATCCCACCCGCCCAGGCCGTGTCGGCCATCTCGCGGGCACACCAGGTCGTGGTGGCCGGTGACGAGCGCCAGCTGCCGCCGACGAGCTTCTTCACGGCAGCGGTGGACGAGGACGCGGCGCCGGAGACCGACGCGCTGACCGAGGGTTTCGAGTCGGTCCTCGACGTGCTGACCGCCGCTCTGCCGACTCGTCGCCTGTCCTGGCACTACCGCTCGCTCGACGAGCGCCTCGTCGCCTTCGCGAACCGCGAGATGTACGACGGTTCGCTCGTCACCTTCCCCGGCACGGGCACCGACCCGGTGGTGCGCCTCGAGTCGGTCGAGGGGTCGGGGATCGTCCAGCCCGGTGAGGAGGCCATCGAGTCGACCGAGGGGGAGGTGACCCGGGTCGTGGAGCTCGTCCTCGAGCACGCCCGCAGCCGCCCCCATGAGTCTCTCGGCGTGATCGCGCTGGGCATCCGGCACGCCACCCGTCTCGACGACGCCCTCCGACGAGCCCTGGCCACCGACGCCGCCCACGGCGTGGGTGACTTCTTCGACGAGGACCGGCCGGAGCGGTTCTTCGTCAAGAACCTGGAACGCGTCCAGGGCGACGAGCGCGACGCCATCATCCTGTCGGTCGGCTACGGCAAGACCCCGCACGGCCGGGTCCTGCACCGGTTCGGCCCGCTCAACCTCGAGGGCGGGGAGCGACGCCTCAACGTCGCGATCACCAGGTCGCGTCGGCGGATGACGGTGGTCTCGTCACTGCTCGCGAGCGACCTCGACCCCGCTCGGCTCAAGTCCCGGGGTTCGGTCATGCTCCGCGACTTCCTGGCGTATGCCGCGGACGGCGGCGCCTTCGCAGCGCCTTCCGCCCAGGGCGATCACCCCGACGCAGCGGCGGCCGACCCGCTACGGGCCGAGTTCGCCCGACGACTGCGGGACTCAGGACTGGTCGTGCACGAGGCCTACGGCTCCGCCGGACAGCCCATCGACATCGTCGTCGAGGACCCGGAGCGCAGCGGACACGTCCTCGTGGCCGTGGAGACCGACGGTCCGGGCTACGCGGCCATGCGCAGCAGTCGGGACCGCGACCGGCTGCGCGGCGAACAGCTCGGCCGGCTGGGATGGATGCACGTCAGGGTATGGACGACCGACCTGTTCCGTGACCCGGCCCGCGACGTCGCCCGCGTCAACTCCGCGGTGCAGCAGGCCATGGCCAACCGGCCCGCGGTCACCTCGACCGTGACCCCCGCAGAAGCTCCGGCAGACGCTCCCGCAGGGTCTCTCGCAGACGCTCACCCGGGCGACGACACAGCAGACGCCACGGAAGCCCCCACGGAGGCGACGACCGAGACGCCGGTAGCCGAGCCGACGGGGGAGTCGCCTGCGAACGCTGGCGAGGACGAGTTCCGCCCGGCCGCCGACGAAGGGGCCCGCGAGCGCCGCGTCCGCGCCCGCAAGGGCAAGCGCACGAAGCCCGAGCAGACCAAGGACGACACGGATGTCGGCTGGGGTGAGCAGCCCGAGGAGCTGGCCTACGACCGCTGGCTGCGCGAGCAGCGGCCGCCGCACTGGGGGTCCGACTGA